From one bacterium genomic stretch:
- the cysK gene encoding cysteine synthase A, with amino-acid sequence MKISNSILDLVGKTPLVRLKNMAKDLKAEVLVKLESFNPGASVKDRITLSMIAAAEQQGVLRPGGVIIEPTSGNTGIGLAMVCAVKGYRLILTMPDTMSMERRQILNALGAEIILTPGAEGMRGAISRAEKLAAEMPGAHIPQQFKNSANPEIHRKTTAVEIWDDTDGKVDIFVAGVGTGGTITGVGEVLKSRKPEVNVVAVEPATSPVLSGGKPGPHKIQGIGAGFIPDVLNRDIIDEVITVVDEEAGEAARRLAREEGILAGISTGANVHAALVTARRPENAGKTIVTIGCDTGERYLSTWVFN; translated from the coding sequence ATGAAAATCAGTAATAGTATTTTGGATTTAGTCGGGAAGACACCTTTGGTACGCTTGAAAAATATGGCCAAGGATTTGAAGGCTGAGGTTTTGGTGAAGTTAGAGTCGTTTAACCCCGGTGCCAGTGTGAAGGACCGTATTACGCTGTCAATGATTGCTGCAGCGGAGCAGCAAGGCGTATTGCGCCCGGGTGGGGTTATTATTGAACCCACCAGCGGGAATACGGGTATTGGCCTGGCCATGGTTTGTGCGGTTAAGGGATATCGCTTGATATTGACCATGCCGGATACGATGAGCATGGAACGGAGGCAGATATTGAATGCCCTGGGTGCGGAGATTATTCTCACACCCGGCGCAGAAGGTATGCGCGGGGCGATTTCCCGGGCGGAAAAACTCGCGGCCGAGATGCCCGGGGCCCACATACCCCAGCAATTTAAAAATTCGGCTAATCCTGAGATCCATCGCAAAACAACCGCAGTGGAGATATGGGATGATACGGATGGCAAAGTGGATATTTTTGTGGCAGGTGTGGGAACCGGCGGAACTATTACCGGGGTCGGTGAGGTTTTAAAATCACGTAAACCGGAAGTGAATGTGGTGGCCGTGGAACCCGCCACCTCGCCGGTTTTATCCGGCGGGAAACCGGGACCGCATAAAATTCAAGGGATCGGTGCCGGGTTTATTCCGGACGTGCTTAATCGTGATATTATTGATGAGGTGATCACTGTGGTGGATGAAGAGGCCGGTGAAGCAGCCAGGCGGTTGGCACGGGAGGAAGGTATCTTAGCAGGGATTTCTACCGGGGCCAATGTTCATGCTGCGCTGGTGACGGCACGCCGCCCGGAAAATGCCGGCAAGACAATTGTGACAATTGGTTGTGACACAGGTGAACGCTATCTTTCTACCTGGGTTTTTAATTAA
- a CDS encoding 4Fe-4S binding protein, with protein MGNHYLKNVVTLKYDREKCIGCKMCVQVCPHAVFRMEGSKAVLVEKDDCMECGACARNCPSQAITVRAGVGCASGVIKGFLTNSEPTCDCVQDGKKSSSCC; from the coding sequence CTGGGGAATCACTACTTAAAAAATGTTGTCACACTTAAGTATGATCGTGAAAAATGTATTGGTTGTAAAATGTGCGTTCAAGTATGTCCGCATGCCGTCTTTCGCATGGAAGGGAGCAAAGCGGTCTTGGTGGAAAAAGATGACTGCATGGAATGCGGCGCCTGTGCGCGTAATTGTCCGTCTCAAGCCATCACGGTCCGTGCCGGGGTGGGGTGTGCTTCAGGGGTTATCAAAGGATTTTTAACCAATAGCGAACCGACCTGTGACTGTGTCCAGGACGGGAAAAAATCGTCTTCATGTTGCTGA
- a CDS encoding tRNA 4-thiouridine(8) synthase ThiI, whose amino-acid sequence MKKAIVLYSGGLDSMLVIGLMQRAGVEVIPVMFQTPFHNPYSKSGMINYGKVVQDQFSVTLREVPLTDDLLDVIRDPKHGRGKNINPCIDCHLLMLQTAKQLMQTWQADFIVTGEVLGQRPMSQHKQALDLIARKSGLDGLVVRPLSAKLLPPTIPQTEGWVAEEFLLDIGGRGRKRQMALAQEWGLQDYSTPAGGCLLTDSGYSRKLKNLLESDMLDIENCHWIQLGRFFNLSEKCKLVVARNEKECKLLVKHSRTEDYIIEPREGKGPTALLRGVGSEDHAGLANAIVAYYCKHDGPLDLVIKHGQAPERIVTVAAADEAEVKQWLVM is encoded by the coding sequence ATGAAAAAAGCAATCGTCCTTTATTCCGGAGGGTTGGACAGTATGTTGGTGATCGGTTTGATGCAGCGGGCGGGGGTCGAGGTCATTCCTGTCATGTTTCAAACCCCGTTTCACAATCCTTATAGCAAATCAGGGATGATTAATTACGGGAAAGTCGTACAGGATCAATTTTCAGTGACATTGCGTGAAGTTCCTTTGACCGATGATCTGCTTGACGTGATCCGCGACCCCAAACACGGCCGGGGAAAAAACATTAATCCCTGCATCGATTGCCATTTATTGATGCTGCAAACGGCCAAACAGCTCATGCAGACATGGCAGGCTGATTTTATTGTGACCGGCGAGGTGTTGGGACAGAGGCCCATGAGCCAGCATAAGCAGGCGTTGGACTTGATTGCACGTAAGTCAGGTTTGGATGGGCTGGTGGTAAGACCGCTCTCAGCCAAATTGCTGCCGCCAACAATACCTCAGACCGAGGGGTGGGTTGCTGAGGAGTTTTTATTGGATATTGGCGGCCGTGGGAGGAAGCGGCAGATGGCGCTGGCCCAGGAATGGGGTCTGCAAGATTACAGCACACCGGCAGGCGGCTGTTTGTTAACAGATTCAGGTTACTCGCGTAAATTGAAAAATCTTCTGGAATCGGATATGCTGGATATTGAAAATTGTCATTGGATCCAATTAGGGCGTTTTTTTAATCTGAGTGAGAAATGTAAACTGGTCGTGGCACGGAATGAAAAAGAGTGTAAATTACTTGTCAAACATTCCCGGACAGAGGATTATATTATAGAGCCCCGAGAGGGCAAGGGGCCGACCGCGCTGTTGCGCGGAGTAGGGAGCGAGGATCATGCCGGGCTGGCAAATGCAATTGTGGCTTATTACTGCAAGCATGACGGCCCCCTTGATCTGGTGATCAAGCATGGTCAGGCACCGGAACGTATTGTGACGGTGGCTGCAGCCGATGAGGCGGAGGTCAAGCAATGGCTGGTGATGTAA
- a CDS encoding NAD(P)-dependent oxidoreductase, whose product MRDEKFGVEKIAAQHTASDEHVMTIMVVGKNAMLRDTLARQALARGHRVGVVVSKEKENTFQEEDGISCIVSENFLTADAARVSLTGYDAVIDATTPEFVSLERNVEKYAESLQAHKTRLLRWGKEADVKKIVMVDQAALFAAPGESSVARETHAINKIGFGRAYSLIWDDYLQQCREAGNVMRVHPAEIYGPGGWLQTKIVEPLKYTGHVPVIGEGGNRIPPLHVEDAAGAVLVTLLQGKSNEDYIFGGPAVVYHDFLEMVTGLMGLAFHLKKTSLWWEKIRRGIMASEHKIAGYAVDTSKVRQAFAWEPLYGNLQQGIAQALKSLGVLAWK is encoded by the coding sequence ATGAGGGATGAAAAATTCGGGGTAGAGAAAATCGCTGCGCAGCATACGGCATCGGATGAGCACGTGATGACGATTATGGTGGTGGGCAAAAATGCGATGCTTCGGGACACCCTTGCCCGGCAGGCTTTGGCCCGGGGGCACCGGGTTGGCGTGGTGGTCTCTAAGGAAAAAGAAAATACGTTTCAGGAAGAAGATGGAATTTCGTGTATTGTGTCGGAAAATTTTTTAACCGCCGATGCCGCCAGGGTCTCTCTGACAGGCTATGATGCCGTCATTGATGCCACCACACCGGAGTTCGTATCCCTTGAACGCAATGTTGAAAAATATGCAGAAAGTTTGCAGGCGCATAAAACACGCCTGCTGCGTTGGGGAAAAGAAGCGGATGTGAAAAAGATTGTGATGGTTGATCAGGCGGCGCTCTTCGCTGCGCCGGGAGAATCATCCGTCGCCCGGGAGACGCATGCAATCAATAAAATTGGGTTCGGCAGGGCCTATTCCCTTATTTGGGATGATTACCTGCAGCAGTGCCGGGAAGCCGGAAATGTGATGCGTGTTCATCCGGCGGAAATTTATGGTCCCGGCGGGTGGCTGCAAACGAAGATTGTGGAGCCGCTTAAGTATACCGGGCATGTTCCTGTCATCGGGGAAGGTGGCAATCGGATTCCACCTTTGCATGTGGAGGATGCGGCCGGAGCGGTTTTGGTGACACTGCTGCAAGGGAAGAGTAATGAGGATTATATTTTTGGCGGCCCGGCAGTGGTTTATCATGATTTTTTAGAAATGGTCACAGGGTTGATGGGGCTGGCGTTTCATCTGAAAAAAACATCATTGTGGTGGGAGAAAATCCGGCGCGGGATCATGGCATCAGAACACAAAATAGCCGGTTATGCGGTGGATACGAGCAAGGTCCGTCAGGCGTTTGCGTGGGAGCCACTCTATGGAAATCTTCAACAGGGTATCGCCCAGGCGCTCAAGTCGCTGGGTGTGCTGGCCTGGAAATAA
- a CDS encoding arsenate reductase ArsC, which yields MPSVKEKFKILFLCTGNSCRSQMAEGWARFLKNNHLDVYSAGIETHGLNPRAVKVMAEAGVDISRHQSKLVNILLDVAFDYVITVCGHARENCPVFPGSAKVIHQGFDDPPQLARDADSEEDALVHYRRVRDEIKIFIQAMSENIVKGGADHV from the coding sequence ATGCCGTCTGTAAAAGAAAAATTTAAAATACTTTTTTTGTGTACGGGGAATTCCTGCCGCAGCCAGATGGCCGAGGGCTGGGCCCGTTTTTTGAAAAATAATCATCTGGATGTTTATTCAGCTGGGATTGAAACGCATGGACTCAATCCGCGTGCGGTGAAGGTGATGGCTGAAGCGGGTGTCGACATATCCCGGCACCAGTCAAAGTTGGTGAATATACTTTTGGATGTTGCGTTTGATTATGTTATCACGGTATGCGGGCATGCCCGGGAAAATTGTCCGGTTTTTCCGGGTTCAGCTAAGGTGATTCATCAGGGTTTTGACGATCCTCCCCAATTGGCGCGCGATGCGGATTCGGAAGAAGACGCGCTGGTGCATTATCGCAGGGTTCGCGATGAAATTAAAATATTTATCCAGGCCATGTCGGAAAACATTGTCAAGGGCGGGGCGGATCATGTCTGA
- a CDS encoding FAD:protein FMN transferase produces the protein MAMVKMKVRRLMLLLLAGMVITGVFFAARSIKVTETRKAIGTRVTITVIVKNQPLAKKMIAGAFAEISRLELIYSDRLENSELSRINRSAYLKPMRVSDEMGATLDHAFYWYERSGSRFDITVGSLGRLWGFKGARISTPPGQAAIRQVTEHLGMDKIQWDPSSKTIRLGHADVQLDVGGIAKLEILRKLRDYFQAAGQYKYLVNLGGDVLTGQRGELVKWKVGISDPDDPTAIITRLELEDSLVLTSGDYFRHYEVEGRRFHHILDAKSGYPVRTINAATLVMPANYPDPMPSIVVFLLGPEAALDMIETLPMVEGLIYSEGQLARSTGFGRLEVE, from the coding sequence ATGGCGATGGTGAAGATGAAAGTCCGCAGATTGATGCTGTTGCTGTTGGCTGGGATGGTGATCACCGGAGTATTTTTCGCAGCGCGCAGCATCAAAGTGACTGAGACGCGCAAGGCAATCGGTACCCGGGTCACGATTACTGTGATCGTGAAAAATCAGCCTCTGGCAAAAAAAATGATTGCGGGGGCGTTTGCTGAGATCAGTCGGTTGGAACTGATCTATAGCGATCGGCTGGAGAACAGTGAATTAAGCCGTATCAACCGCAGCGCGTATTTAAAGCCAATGCGTGTTTCAGATGAAATGGGCGCAACCCTGGACCATGCTTTTTACTGGTATGAGCGGTCCGGCAGCCGGTTTGATATTACCGTCGGGTCGCTGGGGCGGCTGTGGGGATTCAAAGGTGCGCGCATCTCAACGCCGCCGGGCCAAGCTGCGATTCGCCAGGTGACCGAGCATTTGGGCATGGATAAAATCCAGTGGGACCCATCATCCAAAACCATTCGACTGGGCCACGCAGATGTTCAACTCGATGTGGGCGGGATTGCCAAACTCGAGATTCTTCGCAAACTCCGGGACTATTTTCAGGCAGCGGGCCAATACAAGTATCTGGTCAATTTAGGTGGGGATGTCCTGACCGGACAACGGGGTGAATTGGTTAAATGGAAAGTCGGCATTTCCGATCCCGATGATCCCACAGCGATTATCACACGTTTGGAATTGGAAGACAGCCTGGTGCTTACTTCCGGCGACTACTTCAGGCACTATGAGGTTGAGGGCCGGCGTTTTCACCATATTCTTGATGCGAAAAGCGGCTATCCCGTACGGACGATTAATGCCGCAACTCTGGTGATGCCTGCCAATTATCCTGATCCCATGCCCTCGATTGTGGTTTTTCTGCTGGGCCCGGAAGCTGCCCTGGACATGATTGAAACTTTACCTATGGTGGAAGGTTTGATATATTCGGAGGGTCAATTGGCCCGTTCCACCGGATTTGGCAGGCTTGAGGTGGAATGA
- a CDS encoding TonB-dependent receptor produces MLKKTVIMFMLFLIPNALMAQVYTGQVVDGSTAAAIGGAKIFGAKGVVVTTDQAGYFILEADTAQVEVSAPGYRKKTLELDSGNTRIELYDFNVYEMSRFVVKADQDEAVIQISKQDLSAEIINQTTASLFPDVMKVVQLLPGVATNHEMSSLLFIRGGDPDEMLAILDDMVIIDPYMWGGMISVFNPNMVEKLEFQSGGFSAQWPQAMSGILNVKNKIGNPEKFKGFIDLSATTLDVFVEGPSLGPADSSFMFGLRRTHYDLLINLLYADESLVFPYFYDGQLKLAFPFDKNMVTLNSIFSFEGMHMKRSPEEGYSSENTGEREFMFWDVNFNLSLASDYKFSETLSALTLLGAYYNQGEYSFTDAFTPFNMEKDQVIIQLRHVWQWDISESQHVRAGVYLFPAWGEVSIVNSVRLPTGNNSYYVDTIDERMQTGGVSFAGVFLQDEIMLLRDLFYINPSINVQYYTPNEQYIANPRIMLKVQPLPVWEVNLATGLYSQYPISGQQIDDSLGNPDLLAEEALHYVAGTKVTIMEDVSIVVDGYYKDYSGLIVSDADPDINYTNNGDGYAYGLDVMLKREIGGKWDGWLSYSWIKTQRRINGRTDPETLGRPESATPVNEWYTPITEQPHTLNLVVNYNFTETWKLALTQKYSSGSLYTPIVSGEYQAAINEWTPVYGKYNSERYPDYLSTDIKLSMPFFGLANWRSYIQVTNLFGNANVNSYQYKNDYSDKREINQLPRLIIGGIRWNF; encoded by the coding sequence ATGTTGAAAAAAACGGTTATCATGTTTATGCTGTTTTTAATCCCCAATGCGCTTATGGCTCAGGTCTATACCGGTCAGGTGGTTGACGGGAGCACTGCTGCGGCAATCGGCGGAGCGAAGATTTTCGGGGCCAAGGGCGTTGTGGTCACAACCGACCAAGCCGGTTATTTCATACTTGAGGCAGATACTGCTCAGGTGGAAGTATCTGCACCGGGATACCGCAAGAAAACACTCGAACTCGATTCCGGCAATACCCGGATTGAGTTGTATGATTTTAATGTTTACGAAATGAGCCGGTTTGTGGTCAAAGCAGATCAGGATGAAGCTGTGATCCAGATAAGTAAACAGGATTTAAGTGCAGAGATCATCAATCAGACTACAGCCTCGCTTTTTCCGGATGTCATGAAGGTGGTGCAGCTGCTGCCCGGTGTTGCCACCAATCACGAGATGTCGAGTCTGCTGTTTATCCGCGGCGGCGACCCGGATGAGATGTTGGCCATCCTGGATGATATGGTGATTATTGATCCCTACATGTGGGGCGGGATGATTTCGGTGTTTAACCCCAATATGGTGGAAAAGCTTGAGTTTCAATCCGGTGGTTTTTCCGCCCAGTGGCCTCAAGCCATGTCCGGGATTTTGAATGTCAAAAATAAAATTGGCAATCCCGAGAAATTCAAGGGGTTTATCGATCTCTCAGCGACAACGCTTGATGTTTTTGTTGAGGGGCCTTCGCTTGGTCCGGCAGACAGTTCATTTATGTTCGGATTGCGGCGTACTCATTATGATTTATTAATCAATCTGCTTTATGCGGATGAAAGCCTGGTTTTTCCTTATTTTTATGATGGGCAGCTCAAATTGGCGTTTCCTTTTGACAAAAATATGGTGACACTTAATTCGATTTTTTCCTTTGAAGGCATGCATATGAAAAGAAGCCCGGAAGAGGGCTATTCATCTGAAAACACGGGAGAAAGGGAATTTATGTTTTGGGATGTGAATTTTAATCTCAGTCTGGCATCGGATTATAAATTTTCCGAGACCCTTTCCGCCTTGACCTTGTTGGGGGCGTATTATAATCAGGGGGAATATAGTTTCACGGATGCTTTCACGCCGTTTAATATGGAAAAAGACCAGGTGATCATTCAGTTGCGGCATGTCTGGCAATGGGATATTTCGGAAAGTCAACATGTCCGGGCCGGCGTATATTTGTTTCCTGCCTGGGGTGAAGTAAGCATTGTAAATTCGGTCCGGTTGCCGACCGGGAATAATAGTTACTATGTGGATACGATTGATGAACGAATGCAGACCGGCGGGGTATCTTTTGCAGGAGTTTTTCTACAAGATGAGATCATGCTCTTGCGCGATCTGTTCTATATCAATCCGAGTATCAATGTGCAGTATTACACCCCCAACGAACAATATATTGCCAACCCGCGCATCATGCTCAAAGTGCAGCCGCTGCCGGTGTGGGAAGTGAATCTTGCAACCGGTTTATACAGCCAGTATCCGATCTCCGGACAGCAGATTGATGATTCACTGGGGAATCCGGATTTACTGGCCGAAGAGGCCTTGCACTATGTTGCAGGAACCAAGGTTACTATTATGGAAGATGTTTCCATTGTGGTGGATGGTTATTACAAGGATTACAGCGGATTGATTGTCTCTGATGCTGATCCTGACATCAATTACACCAACAATGGTGATGGTTATGCCTACGGCCTGGATGTGATGCTTAAACGTGAGATTGGCGGCAAGTGGGACGGCTGGCTGAGTTACAGCTGGATCAAGACCCAACGCCGCATCAACGGCCGCACCGATCCTGAGACCCTGGGCCGGCCTGAGAGCGCCACGCCGGTCAATGAATGGTATACACCTATCACGGAACAGCCGCATACCCTGAATTTGGTGGTAAATTATAATTTTACTGAGACGTGGAAACTGGCATTGACCCAGAAATATTCATCCGGCAGTCTCTACACCCCCATTGTGAGCGGGGAATACCAAGCAGCGATCAATGAATGGACACCCGTGTATGGAAAATATAACAGCGAGCGTTATCCGGATTATTTATCAACCGATATTAAACTGAGCATGCCGTTTTTTGGATTGGCAAACTGGCGTTCTTATATCCAGGTTACCAATTTATTTGGCAATGCCAATGTCAATTCCTATCAGTATAAAAATGATTACTCGGATAAACGCGAGATTAACCAGTTGCCGCGCCTGATCATCGGCGGCATTCGGTGGAATTTTTAA
- a CDS encoding acetyl-CoA synthase subunit gamma — MSEKKKYLFGNIETAAGPVMLTTSGLCAADHWGGFLARFDIGRMDYTVAPGIYGLNQPDANSPVFVSANYKMSFDALRSRLKKISAWILVLDTHGINVWCAAGKGTFGTGEMIARVKSVRLDEIVTHRKLIVPQLGAPGVAAHQVRQAGGFQVIYGPVRAKNIPAFIENEFKTTEKMRRIYFTVFDRAVLIPVEVIGHMKYVFWALLYFMLLSSVHRYAFSLNAALAGGIIAAVFLFAGLAAGTILTPLLLPFIPGRAFAGKGALMGVLVYGVLKMTVPAMAAWVIWDDLAWSLMVVSLASFSAMNFTGTSTYTSLSGVLKEMKIAVPIQIAVFVIGVVIWTVGQFT; from the coding sequence ATGTCTGAAAAGAAAAAGTATCTGTTTGGAAATATTGAAACCGCGGCCGGTCCGGTGATGCTGACAACGTCGGGTTTGTGCGCAGCCGATCATTGGGGCGGATTTCTGGCGCGGTTTGATATTGGGCGTATGGATTATACAGTAGCACCGGGGATCTATGGGTTGAATCAGCCGGATGCGAATTCACCGGTATTTGTGTCAGCCAATTACAAAATGAGCTTTGATGCATTGCGCAGCCGGTTAAAAAAAATCAGTGCCTGGATTTTGGTGCTGGATACCCACGGGATCAATGTTTGGTGTGCAGCCGGCAAAGGGACGTTCGGAACCGGGGAAATGATTGCGCGCGTCAAGTCGGTGCGCTTGGATGAAATTGTGACGCATCGCAAATTAATTGTGCCCCAGTTGGGTGCGCCGGGTGTGGCGGCCCATCAGGTGAGGCAGGCCGGCGGGTTTCAGGTTATCTATGGACCTGTCCGCGCCAAAAATATTCCGGCATTTATTGAGAATGAATTTAAGACAACTGAAAAAATGCGGCGTATCTATTTTACGGTATTTGACCGGGCGGTTTTAATTCCCGTTGAAGTCATTGGGCACATGAAATATGTTTTTTGGGCATTGCTTTACTTTATGCTGCTGTCCAGTGTCCATCGTTATGCATTTTCTTTGAATGCCGCACTGGCCGGCGGGATTATCGCGGCGGTATTTTTGTTTGCCGGCTTGGCCGCCGGGACGATTTTAACCCCGCTGCTGTTGCCGTTTATCCCCGGACGCGCTTTTGCAGGCAAAGGGGCGCTGATGGGGGTGCTGGTCTATGGTGTTTTAAAAATGACCGTGCCGGCGATGGCCGCTTGGGTGATCTGGGATGATTTGGCTTGGAGTCTGATGGTGGTTTCATTGGCCTCTTTTTCAGCTATGAATTTTACCGGGACATCAACCTATACATCTTTGTCCGGTGTGCTCAAAGAGATGAAAATTGCCGTTCCGATTCAGATCGCCGTATTTGTGATTGGTGTGGTGATATGGACCGTGGGTCAATTTACTTAA
- a CDS encoding O-acetylhomoserine aminocarboxypropyltransferase/cysteine synthase, whose amino-acid sequence MSDKNYRFETQVLHAGHVPDSVTLSRAVPLHRTSSFVFRDTEHAANLFGLKELGNIYTRLMNPTQDVLEKRIAALEGGTAALAHASGTAAVFNTVINICQQGDEVVAARNLYGGTYTMFDAILPKFGIKVHLVDPGKPEEFKAAVNERTRMLFIESIGNPALEVTDIAAIAAVAREHHLPLVVDSTFATPYLLRPLEHGADVVIHSLTKWLGGHGTGIGGIVVDSGKFDWTDKKFSLYTEPEPSYHDLRFGLDLGPLQPLAFILRMRLVPLRNLGACIAPDNAWQFLQGIETLPLRMQRHCENAQAVAEFLAKHDQVSWVRYPGLQSDPGHATAAKYLTKGFGGMVVFGIKGGGTKGQKFIESLELISHLANVGDAKSLAIHPASTTHSQLTAQQQQEGGITPDLVRLSIGIENVEDIIDDIKQALNRTV is encoded by the coding sequence ATGAGTGATAAAAACTATCGTTTTGAGACCCAGGTTTTACATGCCGGGCATGTGCCGGATTCGGTAACACTTTCCCGGGCGGTTCCGCTGCACCGGACCAGCAGTTTTGTTTTTCGTGATACCGAGCATGCAGCCAATCTATTCGGGTTGAAGGAGTTGGGCAATATTTACACGCGCCTGATGAATCCCACTCAGGACGTGCTGGAAAAAAGAATTGCCGCGTTGGAAGGCGGTACGGCAGCACTGGCACATGCTTCAGGCACAGCTGCTGTTTTTAACACGGTGATTAATATATGTCAGCAGGGGGATGAGGTGGTGGCGGCCCGCAATTTATATGGCGGGACCTACACCATGTTTGACGCTATTTTGCCGAAATTTGGAATTAAGGTCCATCTGGTGGATCCGGGTAAGCCGGAAGAATTTAAAGCAGCTGTCAATGAGCGCACCCGGATGTTATTTATTGAAAGCATCGGTAATCCGGCGCTGGAAGTGACGGATATTGCAGCTATCGCGGCTGTGGCCCGGGAGCATCATTTGCCCCTGGTGGTGGATTCGACTTTTGCCACACCTTATCTGCTCCGGCCGCTGGAACACGGTGCAGATGTTGTGATTCATTCACTGACCAAATGGCTGGGCGGACACGGGACCGGCATCGGCGGTATTGTTGTGGACAGTGGTAAATTTGACTGGACGGATAAAAAATTCTCCCTTTATACCGAACCGGAACCAAGTTATCATGATTTGCGGTTTGGACTGGATTTGGGTCCTTTGCAGCCCCTGGCCTTTATTTTGCGTATGCGTCTTGTTCCCTTGCGCAATCTGGGGGCGTGTATTGCTCCGGACAATGCCTGGCAGTTTTTGCAGGGGATCGAGACATTGCCTTTACGGATGCAGCGGCATTGTGAAAATGCGCAGGCCGTGGCCGAGTTTCTGGCAAAGCATGATCAGGTCAGCTGGGTTCGCTATCCGGGTCTGCAATCCGATCCGGGGCATGCGACAGCTGCCAAGTATTTAACTAAGGGTTTTGGCGGTATGGTAGTATTTGGGATCAAAGGCGGCGGCACCAAGGGTCAGAAATTTATTGAGTCGCTGGAATTGATTTCTCATTTGGCCAATGTCGGGGATGCCAAGAGTCTGGCCATTCATCCGGCATCGACCACACATTCTCAATTGACTGCCCAACAGCAGCAGGAAGGCGGGATTACACCTGATCTTGTCCGGCTTTCGATTGGGATTGAAAATGTGGAAGATATTATTGATGATATAAAACAGGCGCTGAATAGAACAGTTTAA